In the Vicia villosa cultivar HV-30 ecotype Madison, WI unplaced genomic scaffold, Vvil1.0 ctg.002084F_1_1, whole genome shotgun sequence genome, one interval contains:
- the LOC131637780 gene encoding uncharacterized protein LOC131637780, with protein MSGAQGAQPKESKTATTYESKEGGQNRTRTDLLSKEDQGGIQVDKHQEKVHDPAGKGGPVFGAGKDDNKQDLGVTGTG; from the coding sequence ATGTCAGGGGCACAAGGAGCACAACCGAAAGAGTCAAAGACAGCAACAACATATGAATCAAAAGAGGGAGGACAGAATCGTACAAGAACGGatttactttcaaaggaagatcAAGGTGGCATTCAAGTGGATAAGCATCAAGAGAAGGTCCATGATCCTGCTGGAAAAGGTGGTCCTGTCTTTGGTGCTGGCAAGGATGACAATAAACAAGACCTTGGAGTCACAGGCACTGGCTAG
- the LOC131637778 gene encoding uncharacterized protein LOC131637778 has protein sequence MMLLQQSTLCVNPSSQFPSLVSQRNPLRLHQQLGSFHFPRKVKASTFIVSASLGAGFFNDIAQIAQNKVLVAAGVSMAIGQFSKPFTSVFLYGKEFDVKALIQAGGFPSSHSSATVACATLLGLERGLSDPIFGLALVYAGLVMYDAQGVRREVGIHARTMNRLLLHMHSKHKDALINSQSGSSNPPKLEETHEKSLLSQETTSLEAQHVNACVLVKSEGKIRPSDEELLSSSGFSEEISNLVDDGLLPFKESIGHTDVEVIAGGLLGFLVGLAVFNLK, from the exons ATGATGTTGTTGCAACAATCAAccttatgtgttaatccttcctCCCAATTTCCCTCCCTTGTCAGCCAAAGGAACCCACTTCGTCTTCACCAACAACTGGGTTCCTTTCATTTTCCTAGAAAGGTTAAAGCTTCTACCTTTATAGTTTCTGCTTCTCTTGGTGCTGGTTTTTTCAATGACATCGCTCAAATTGCGCAGAATAAG GTTCTGGTTGCAGCTGGAGTTTCAATGGCAATTGGGCAATTTTCTAAGCCATTTACTTCTGTGTTTCTGTATGGTAAAGAGTTCGATGTCAAGGCTCTTATTCAAGCTGGAGGTTTCCCTTCATCACACTCTTCT GCAACAGTGGCTTGTGCAACACTCCTTGGCCTTGAGAG AGGCCTCTCAGATCCTATTTTTGGTCTTGCACTTGTCTATGCTGGCCTAGTTATGTATGATGCTCAG GGTGTAAGAAGAGAAGTAGGGATTCATGCTAGGACAATGAACAGACTACTTCTCCACATGCATTCCAAACATAAAGATGCTTTGATCAACTCTCAATCTGGTTCATCCAATCCACCAAAACTTGAAGAAACTCATGAAAAGTCCCTTTTGTCCCAAGAAACCACTTCTTTGGAAGCACAGCATGTCAATGCATGTGTATTAGTTAAATCAGAAGGCAAAATAAGGCCAAGTGATGAGGAGTTACTATCCTCCTCTGGCTTCTCAGAAGAAATATCAAATTTGGTTGATGATGGCTTACTACCATTTAAAGAATCTATTGGTCATACTGATGTTGAAGTCATAGCTGGTGGTTTACTTGGATTTTTGGTGGGTTTGGCTGTGTTTAATTTAAAGTAA